The Juglans regia cultivar Chandler chromosome 2, Walnut 2.0, whole genome shotgun sequence genome includes a window with the following:
- the LOC109014447 gene encoding probable LRR receptor-like serine/threonine-protein kinase At1g63430 isoform X2, translated as MLKFLQVLDLGMNQLSGHIPPEIGSSTSLVKINLQSNELTGGIPPELGTLRYLQELWLDRNKLQGTIPAAGSPDFSSEAYRKYGTITNFTSFCHLKVANFSHNLFVGSIPKCLEYLPSTSFQGNCLQNKDSKQRPATQCSGAPPAKSHNRANTTRLPAGDVSKHQGPSKPAWLLALEIATATMVGFILLVAILTALQKCNSKSSIIIPWRKSASGKDHMTVCIESELLKDVVQYSRQDLEIACEDFSNIIGSSPDSVVYKGTMKGGPEIAVISLCIKEEHWTGYLELYFQREVADLARLNHGNTGKLLGYCRESTPFTRMLVFEYASNGTLYEHLHHGEGCQFSWSRRMKIAIGIARGLEYLHTALEPPFTISELNSSAVYLTEDFSPKLVDFECWKTILSRSERNSGAIGSQGAICILPNSLESRHLDIQGNVYAFGVLLLEIISGRPPYCKEKGCLVEWAKDYLELPEVMSYVVDPELKHFRYEDLKVICEVVNLCIHPDSSKRLSMKEVCNMLESKIDLSISVDFKTSSLAWAELALSS; from the exons ATGTTGAAATTTCTCCAGGTTTTGGATTTGGGGATGAATCAATTGTCGGGTCATATTCCTCCAGAGATTGGAAGTTCGACTAGTCTTGTGAAAAT AAACCTTCAGTCGAATGAGTTGACTGGTGGCATACCTCCTGAGCTTGGAACTTTGAGATATCTCCAGGAGCTTTGGCTGGATAGGAATAAGCTTCAAGGAACTATTCCTGCCGCTGGTAGTCCAGATTTTTCATCTGAAGCATACAGAAA GTATGGCACAATTACAAACTTCACCAGCTTCTGCCACTTAAAAGTTGCAAATTTCTCACACAACCTCTTTGTTGGGAGCATACCTAAGTGCTTGGAGTACCTTCCAAG CACAAGCTTTCAAGGGAACTGTCTCCAAAATAAAGATTCCAAGCAGCGTCCAGCCACACAGTGCA GTGGTGCTCCACCTGCCAAAAGCCATAATAGAGCCAATACAACACGCCTACCGGCGGGAGATGTATCTAAGCATCAGGGGCCATCAAAACCTGCCTGGCTTTTAGCTCTTGAAATTGCAACAGCAACCATGGTGGGTTTTATCTTACTGGTTGCGATTCTTACTGCACTTCAGAAGTGCAATAGCAAATCTTCTATTATAATCCCCTGGAGGAAATCAGCAAGTGGAAAGGACCATATGACTGTATGCATAG AATCGGAATTGTTGAAAGATGTAGTACAATACAGCAGACAGGACCTTGAAATAGCCTGTGAAGACTTTAGCAACATTATTGGCTCCTCTCCAGACAGTGTTGTCTACAAAGGTACGATGAAAGGTGGACCTGAGATTGCAGTGATATCCCTCTGCATCAAAGAAGAGCATTGGACAGGCTATCTTGAGCTCTACTTCCAGAGAGAG GTGGCCGATTTGGCAAGATTAAACCACGGGAACACAGGAAAACTCCTTGGTTATTGTAGAGAGAGCACTCCATTTACAAGGATGCTAGTTTTCGAGTATGCATCAAATGGAACACTGTATGAACACCTGCATC ACGGAGAAGGATGCCAATTTTCTTGGAGTAGGCGTATGAAAATTGCTATTGGCATTGCACGCGGACTTGAGTATCTTCATACAGCACTCGAGCCACCATTTACCATATCAGAGTTGAATTCTAGTGCCGTATATCTTACAGAAGATTTTTCCCCCAAG CTGGTTGATTTTGAATGTTGGAAAACAATTCTTTCAAGGTCAGAAAGGAACTCGGGTGCTATTGGAAGCCAAGGCGCTATCTGTATCCTTCCAAATTCTCTAGAGTCACGGCATCTCGACATCCAAGGCAATGTGTATGCTTTTGGTGTACTTCTGCTGGAAATCATAAGTGGGAGACCTCCGTATTGCAAGGAGAAAGGGTGCTTAGTAGAATGG GCTAAGGACTATCTAGAACTACCAGAAGTTATGTCTTATGTGGTGGATCCAGAGTTGAAACATTTCAGATATGAGGATCTCAAAGTTATTTGTGAGGTAGTAAATCTCTGCATCCATCCAGACTCCAGTAAGCGGCTGTCCATGAAGGAAGTGTGTAACATGTTAGAGAGCAAAATTGACTTATCAATTTCCGTTGATTTTAAGACGTCTTCTCTGGCCTGGGCCGAGCTTGCACTTTCATCGTGA
- the LOC109014447 gene encoding probable LRR receptor-like serine/threonine-protein kinase At1g63430 isoform X1 gives MSSYTSLLVLCLISGILFAECDSSASYEVAVLTTFKEAIFEDPLLVLSNWNALDPDPCDWYGISCTKARDHVIELNISGSSLRGFLAPELGQLNFLRDLILHGNNLIGIIPKELGMLKFLQVLDLGMNQLSGHIPPEIGSSTSLVKINLQSNELTGGIPPELGTLRYLQELWLDRNKLQGTIPAAGSPDFSSEAYRKYGTITNFTSFCHLKVANFSHNLFVGSIPKCLEYLPSTSFQGNCLQNKDSKQRPATQCSGAPPAKSHNRANTTRLPAGDVSKHQGPSKPAWLLALEIATATMVGFILLVAILTALQKCNSKSSIIIPWRKSASGKDHMTVCIESELLKDVVQYSRQDLEIACEDFSNIIGSSPDSVVYKGTMKGGPEIAVISLCIKEEHWTGYLELYFQREVADLARLNHGNTGKLLGYCRESTPFTRMLVFEYASNGTLYEHLHHGEGCQFSWSRRMKIAIGIARGLEYLHTALEPPFTISELNSSAVYLTEDFSPKLVDFECWKTILSRSERNSGAIGSQGAICILPNSLESRHLDIQGNVYAFGVLLLEIISGRPPYCKEKGCLVEWAKDYLELPEVMSYVVDPELKHFRYEDLKVICEVVNLCIHPDSSKRLSMKEVCNMLESKIDLSISVDFKTSSLAWAELALSS, from the exons ATGTCATCGTATACTTCACTTCTGGTTCTGTGCCTGATATCTGGAATTCTTTTTGCGGAATGTGATTCCTCTGCATCATATGAAG TTGCGGTCCTTACAACCTTTAAGGAAGCTATATTTGAAGACCCACTTCTGGTTTTGTCCAACTGGAATGCCCTCGATCCAGATCCTTGTGACTGGTATGGCATTTCGTGTACCAAGGCCCGAGACCACGTTATAGAGCT AAACATTTCTGGGTCATCCTTGAGGGGATTTCTTGCACCCGAATTGGGGCAACTCAACTTCTTGCGAGATTT GATACTGCATGGGAACAATCTGATTGGCATAATACCAAAAGAACTTGGCATGTTGAAATTTCTCCAGGTTTTGGATTTGGGGATGAATCAATTGTCGGGTCATATTCCTCCAGAGATTGGAAGTTCGACTAGTCTTGTGAAAAT AAACCTTCAGTCGAATGAGTTGACTGGTGGCATACCTCCTGAGCTTGGAACTTTGAGATATCTCCAGGAGCTTTGGCTGGATAGGAATAAGCTTCAAGGAACTATTCCTGCCGCTGGTAGTCCAGATTTTTCATCTGAAGCATACAGAAA GTATGGCACAATTACAAACTTCACCAGCTTCTGCCACTTAAAAGTTGCAAATTTCTCACACAACCTCTTTGTTGGGAGCATACCTAAGTGCTTGGAGTACCTTCCAAG CACAAGCTTTCAAGGGAACTGTCTCCAAAATAAAGATTCCAAGCAGCGTCCAGCCACACAGTGCA GTGGTGCTCCACCTGCCAAAAGCCATAATAGAGCCAATACAACACGCCTACCGGCGGGAGATGTATCTAAGCATCAGGGGCCATCAAAACCTGCCTGGCTTTTAGCTCTTGAAATTGCAACAGCAACCATGGTGGGTTTTATCTTACTGGTTGCGATTCTTACTGCACTTCAGAAGTGCAATAGCAAATCTTCTATTATAATCCCCTGGAGGAAATCAGCAAGTGGAAAGGACCATATGACTGTATGCATAG AATCGGAATTGTTGAAAGATGTAGTACAATACAGCAGACAGGACCTTGAAATAGCCTGTGAAGACTTTAGCAACATTATTGGCTCCTCTCCAGACAGTGTTGTCTACAAAGGTACGATGAAAGGTGGACCTGAGATTGCAGTGATATCCCTCTGCATCAAAGAAGAGCATTGGACAGGCTATCTTGAGCTCTACTTCCAGAGAGAG GTGGCCGATTTGGCAAGATTAAACCACGGGAACACAGGAAAACTCCTTGGTTATTGTAGAGAGAGCACTCCATTTACAAGGATGCTAGTTTTCGAGTATGCATCAAATGGAACACTGTATGAACACCTGCATC ACGGAGAAGGATGCCAATTTTCTTGGAGTAGGCGTATGAAAATTGCTATTGGCATTGCACGCGGACTTGAGTATCTTCATACAGCACTCGAGCCACCATTTACCATATCAGAGTTGAATTCTAGTGCCGTATATCTTACAGAAGATTTTTCCCCCAAG CTGGTTGATTTTGAATGTTGGAAAACAATTCTTTCAAGGTCAGAAAGGAACTCGGGTGCTATTGGAAGCCAAGGCGCTATCTGTATCCTTCCAAATTCTCTAGAGTCACGGCATCTCGACATCCAAGGCAATGTGTATGCTTTTGGTGTACTTCTGCTGGAAATCATAAGTGGGAGACCTCCGTATTGCAAGGAGAAAGGGTGCTTAGTAGAATGG GCTAAGGACTATCTAGAACTACCAGAAGTTATGTCTTATGTGGTGGATCCAGAGTTGAAACATTTCAGATATGAGGATCTCAAAGTTATTTGTGAGGTAGTAAATCTCTGCATCCATCCAGACTCCAGTAAGCGGCTGTCCATGAAGGAAGTGTGTAACATGTTAGAGAGCAAAATTGACTTATCAATTTCCGTTGATTTTAAGACGTCTTCTCTGGCCTGGGCCGAGCTTGCACTTTCATCGTGA